Proteins found in one Streptococcus criceti HS-6 genomic segment:
- a CDS encoding AzlC family ABC transporter permease yields MQEKGFKAGAKDALPTALGYISIGIAFGVVAASAGLSALEVGLMSLLIYGGSAQFAMVAMIVSGADLLTITLTVFLVNLRNMLMSLHATTIFTKTPFLQNILMATLITDESYGVLLGEQVHNKAITAAWMHGNNVVGYLVWFSATVIGTLVGNLIPSPQAMGLDFALIAMFLGLLVFQLESMISQGVKKLCLILLAVAASYLLLATVLTSSLVVLLATFIGCSLGVILDGKH; encoded by the coding sequence ATGCAAGAAAAGGGATTTAAAGCCGGGGCTAAAGATGCTTTGCCGACAGCTTTAGGTTATATATCGATAGGGATTGCATTTGGGGTAGTGGCAGCTTCGGCAGGTCTGTCAGCCTTAGAAGTCGGTCTGATGAGCCTTCTCATTTATGGAGGTTCAGCTCAGTTTGCTATGGTGGCCATGATTGTTTCAGGAGCTGATTTGTTGACGATTACCCTGACTGTCTTTCTGGTTAATCTGCGAAATATGCTGATGAGCCTGCATGCTACAACTATCTTTACTAAGACTCCCTTTTTGCAGAATATTCTCATGGCTACTCTAATTACCGATGAAAGCTATGGCGTTCTCTTGGGAGAACAGGTTCACAATAAAGCTATTACAGCGGCCTGGATGCATGGTAATAATGTAGTTGGCTACCTAGTCTGGTTTTCGGCGACAGTTATTGGAACTCTAGTGGGCAATCTTATACCTAGTCCGCAAGCCATGGGGCTGGATTTTGCCTTGATTGCAATGTTTCTGGGACTCTTGGTCTTCCAGCTGGAGTCCATGATTTCGCAAGGAGTCAAAAAGCTCTGCTTGATTTTATTAGCTGTGGCGGCTAGTTACCTGCTCTTGGCGACCGTCTTGACTTCGTCTTTGGTAGTTTTGCTGGCAACCTTCATCGGCTGTAGCCTGGGGGTGATTTTAGATGGCAAACACTAG
- the nth gene encoding endonuclease III, translating into MVLSKKRARKVIEAIIALYPDAKPSLNFANHFELLVAVMLSAQTTDAAVNTVTPALFEAYPTPETMAEASEADLAQCISRLGLYRNKAKYLKKCAQQLVEDFAGQVPQTRKELESLAGVGRKTANVVMSVGFGIPAFAVDTHVERICKHHDIVKKSASPLEVEKRVMEVLPKGEWLPAHQAMILFGREICHPKNPECHNYPQLYDFSDS; encoded by the coding sequence ATGGTTTTATCTAAGAAACGTGCCAGAAAGGTAATTGAGGCGATTATTGCCCTCTACCCTGATGCCAAACCCAGTTTAAATTTTGCCAATCATTTTGAATTGTTGGTGGCAGTCATGCTGTCCGCCCAAACAACGGATGCTGCAGTTAATACGGTGACACCGGCCCTCTTTGAGGCTTATCCAACTCCTGAGACTATGGCAGAAGCCAGCGAAGCTGATTTAGCCCAATGTATTTCTCGCTTAGGACTCTATCGTAACAAAGCCAAGTACTTAAAAAAATGCGCTCAGCAATTAGTCGAAGACTTCGCTGGTCAGGTTCCGCAAACGAGAAAAGAATTGGAGAGCCTAGCAGGTGTCGGTCGTAAGACGGCTAATGTGGTTATGAGCGTTGGTTTCGGTATTCCGGCCTTCGCAGTTGATACTCATGTGGAGCGAATTTGTAAACACCATGATATTGTGAAGAAGTCTGCCAGTCCTCTGGAAGTAGAAAAACGGGTGATGGAAGTTCTTCCGAAAGGGGAGTGGCTGCCAGCTCATCAGGCCATGATTCTTTTTGGACGTGAAATTTGCCATCCTAAGAATCCAGAATGTCATAATTATCCGCAGCTCTACGATTTTTCTGATAGTTAA
- a CDS encoding AzlD domain-containing protein, with the protein MANTSFILLAIVLGFVVTWIPRVLPFVLVKYRGLPDVVVHFLKYLPVTILFALTLSSLFTSKVGQLPRLNGLEGLASLPTLLVAIRTKNLLYTVLTGIISLAFLRLVF; encoded by the coding sequence ATGGCAAACACTAGTTTTATTTTACTAGCTATCGTTCTGGGGTTTGTTGTGACTTGGATTCCTCGAGTGCTTCCATTTGTTTTAGTCAAATATCGGGGGCTACCTGATGTGGTCGTTCATTTTTTGAAATACCTGCCAGTTACCATTCTCTTTGCTTTGACCTTATCCAGCCTTTTTACCAGCAAGGTGGGGCAACTACCTAGGTTAAATGGTTTGGAGGGACTAGCCAGTTTGCCCACTCTACTGGTCGCTATTCGGACAAAAAATCTTCTCTATACTGTTTTGACAGGTATTATCAGTCTGGCTTTCTTGCGTTTGGTTTTTTAG
- a CDS encoding threonine aldolase family protein, which translates to MLHFENDYNEGVHPKLLEVLTKTNTENLAGYGLDSYTERASQKIKEACQTPNAQVFFLTGGTQTNQVVIDTMLAPYEGVLAAETGHIAAHEAGAIEYIGHKVSTLPHKNGKLTAGDVKESLENFYADDNHEHMVYPGMVYISHPTEYGALYSKKELAELAQVCRSYAIPLFLDGARLGYGLAAKDTDLDLPTIAELTDVFYIGGTKMGALIGEAVVFTHGNMPKRFNTMVKQHGALLAKGRILGIQFDQFFTDNLYEEIGKGALRLAEQLKGILKDKGYSFFYESPTNQQFVIVENGQLEILGEKLAYSSWEKYDDNHTVIRLATSWSTTQEDIDQLKEIL; encoded by the coding sequence ATGTTACATTTTGAAAACGACTATAATGAAGGGGTCCATCCCAAGCTTTTGGAGGTCTTGACCAAGACTAATACTGAAAATCTAGCAGGGTACGGCCTTGACTCCTATACGGAGAGGGCCAGTCAGAAAATCAAAGAGGCCTGTCAGACTCCCAACGCTCAGGTCTTCTTTTTGACGGGCGGAACTCAGACCAATCAGGTGGTCATTGATACGATGCTGGCACCTTATGAAGGAGTCTTGGCGGCAGAAACAGGGCACATTGCTGCTCATGAAGCTGGAGCAATTGAATATATTGGTCACAAGGTATCAACCCTGCCGCACAAAAATGGAAAGCTAACTGCTGGGGATGTTAAAGAGTCGCTGGAGAATTTTTATGCTGATGATAATCATGAGCATATGGTTTATCCTGGTATGGTCTATATTTCTCATCCGACCGAATACGGTGCCCTTTACAGCAAGAAAGAGTTGGCGGAGCTTGCTCAAGTCTGCCGTTCTTATGCCATTCCCTTATTTTTAGATGGGGCTAGACTGGGTTATGGTTTAGCAGCGAAGGATACAGACCTTGATTTACCTACGATTGCTGAGCTGACAGATGTCTTCTATATTGGCGGAACCAAGATGGGTGCTCTAATAGGCGAGGCGGTCGTCTTTACACATGGAAATATGCCTAAGCGCTTTAATACTATGGTCAAGCAGCACGGTGCTCTCTTGGCTAAGGGGCGGATCTTGGGGATCCAGTTTGATCAATTCTTTACGGATAATCTCTATGAAGAAATTGGTAAAGGAGCTCTTCGTTTGGCTGAACAGCTCAAGGGAATTTTAAAAGATAAGGGCTATTCTTTCTTTTATGAATCGCCGACCAATCAACAATTTGTTATTGTTGAAAACGGCCAGCTAGAAATATTGGGGGAAAAGTTGGCCTACAGTTCTTGGGAAAAATATGATGATAACCATACGGTAATTCGTCTAGCAACAAGCTGGTCCACGACTCAGGAAGATATCGATCAATTAAAAGAAATTTTATAG
- the tsaD gene encoding tRNA (adenosine(37)-N6)-threonylcarbamoyltransferase complex transferase subunit TsaD — MTKDRYILAIESSCDETSVAVLKNNSELLSNIIASQVESHKRFGGVVPEVASRHHVEVVTLCIQDALNESGIGVQQLDAVAVTYGPGLVGALLVGMAAAKAFAWANGLPLIPINHMTGHLMAAREAGALTYPLLALLVSGGHTELVYVKEPGDYKIVGETRDDAVGEAYDKVGRVMGLTYPAGKEIDNLAHKGQDIYDFPRAMIKEDNLDFSFSGLKSAFINLYHNAQQKGQALKSTDLSASFQAAVLDILLAKTKRALELYPVKTLVVAGGVAANHGLRERLAEEVADQVEVRIPPLRLCGDNAGMIALAAAIEFKKGHFANLDLNAKPSLAFESLAD, encoded by the coding sequence ATGACGAAAGATAGATATATATTGGCGATTGAGTCTTCTTGTGATGAGACTAGTGTCGCCGTTTTAAAAAACAATTCGGAGCTTTTGAGCAATATTATTGCCAGTCAGGTTGAGAGCCATAAACGCTTCGGTGGTGTGGTGCCAGAAGTGGCCAGTCGTCATCATGTTGAGGTGGTGACACTCTGTATTCAGGATGCTCTGAATGAGTCTGGGATTGGGGTTCAGCAACTGGATGCTGTGGCTGTGACCTATGGTCCTGGACTCGTTGGGGCTCTTTTGGTTGGGATGGCTGCAGCCAAGGCCTTTGCCTGGGCCAATGGTCTCCCGCTTATTCCTATTAACCACATGACAGGTCACCTGATGGCAGCTAGGGAAGCGGGTGCCTTGACCTATCCGCTCTTGGCGCTCTTGGTCTCAGGCGGCCATACTGAGTTAGTCTATGTCAAAGAACCAGGTGATTACAAAATTGTTGGGGAAACCAGAGATGATGCGGTTGGCGAGGCCTATGATAAGGTCGGTCGGGTCATGGGGCTGACCTATCCTGCGGGTAAGGAAATTGATAACTTAGCTCACAAAGGACAGGATATCTACGATTTCCCTAGGGCTATGATTAAGGAAGATAACCTAGATTTTTCTTTTTCGGGTCTCAAATCAGCCTTTATTAACCTGTATCACAATGCTCAACAAAAAGGTCAAGCCCTAAAAAGCACTGACTTGTCTGCTTCCTTTCAAGCAGCGGTTTTGGATATTTTGCTGGCTAAGACTAAGAGGGCCCTCGAGCTTTATCCAGTCAAGACCTTGGTCGTAGCTGGCGGTGTAGCGGCCAATCATGGTCTCAGGGAGCGCTTGGCTGAGGAAGTAGCTGATCAAGTTGAGGTACGAATTCCGCCGCTCCGCCTCTGTGGTGACAATGCTGGGATGATTGCTTTGGCAGCAGCCATTGAGTTTAAGAAGGGACATTTTGCCAATCTGGATCTCAATGCTAAGCCGAGTTTGGCTTTTGAAAGCCTAGCTGACTAG